CGACCGGGCGTGGGCCTCGCTCCAGGCACGTTCGACGAGCAGGCCGTTGGGCGTCCCGTCGGCGTCGCGCCCGATGGTCCCGGCGGGAGGGTCGGGCGTGGTGCGCCCGATGCCGAGCTCGTCGAGGGCCCGGGAGCAGACCACGGCCTGGTGCAGGCTGTAATGGGCCACCACCACGGGCCGGTCCAGCCCCAGGGCGTCGAGCTGGCGGCGGTGGGGGACGAGTCCGGTGGGAAGGTCGCTCCAGCCGGCACCCCGCACCCAGGGGGTGCCCGGCTCGCGCCGCGCCTGCGCCACCAGGGCGGCGAGCAGGTCGTCCACCGTGGTGGCGGCGGACAGATCGGCCCAGTGGGGGTGGAGCGCGGCGATCGACAGGTGGTGGTGGGCGTCGATGAACCCGGGGCACAGCACCCGGCCGGCGAGGTCCTGCACCGTGGCGTCCGGGAAGGACTGCAGGATGCCGGCGTCGCCGGCCGCCACCACCCGGCTCCCGTCGACGACCACGACCTCGGGCGTCCCCACCGTCGGCGACATGGACAGGATCCGCCCGTTCGTGAAGGCATGCGCCGGCATCGGGACCTCAGCGTGCCGGGGCCGAGCGCACCCGGATGCCTTCTCCACGTCTGGCTATCATACGGCCCGTACGGAAGATCGGGTCAGCACGGAAGATCGGGTCAGCACGGAAGATCGGGTCGGGCGGTCGAGACGGTGGAGGTGGGGCGGTGGGATACGACGTGGCCGGCAAGAAGGTCCTGGTGACGGGGGCCTCGTCGGGTATCGGCGCCGGGCTGGCGGAGGCCTTCGCCCGGGCGGGCGCCACGGTGGGCCTGTGCGCGCGGCGCCAGGATCGACTCGCCCAGGTCCTCGAGCGGTGCCGGGCCCACTCGCCCGCGTCGCAGATGTGGGTGGCCGACCTCGCCGACCCTGCGGCCGTCGACGCCTTGGCGGTGTCCGCCCTCGACGGGCTGGGCAGGGTGGACGTGCTCGTGAACAACGCCGGCATCCCCAAGCGCCGCCACGTCAGCCGCCTCGACGCCGCCACCGTCGACGCCGTGATGCGGATCAACTACTCGAGCCCGGTGCGCCTCACCCTGGCGCTGCTCCCCCAGATGCTCGAGCGCGGCGGGGGCCGGATCGTCAACGTGTCATCGGTGGCCGCCACGCTCAGCTCGCCGGGCGAGGCCGCCTACAGCGCGTCGAAGGCCGCCCTGGCGGTGTTCTCGGAGACGATGGCCGTCGACCTGTGGGAGACCGGGGTCAGGTCCATGGTCGTGTACCCGGGCGTCGTCGACACCGAGCTCTTCACGCTGCCGGACAACGACCCCTTCACCGCGGATGTGGAGGCCATCACCGTCGACGAGGCCGTGGCCGCCATCATGGCGGCCCTGGCAGACGATGCCCTGCAGGTCTACGTCCCGGCGTGGTTCGGCGGGCTGACATCGGGCAAGGCCGCCAACCTGGAGGGCTTCTTGGAAGGGGCCGCCCAGTACGTGCGCGAGCACCGGCCGAGCGCGTAGATGGGCCGTCGCCAACCGCGGGGCATGGAGACGCGGGACCGCATCCTCGCGGCCGCCCTCGCCCGGTTCGCCGGGAGGGGCTACGCGGCGGTGTCCATCGAGGACATCGCCGAGGCGGCCGGGGTCACCAAGGGCGCGGTCTACTACTGGTTCGCCGACAAGGACGACCTCGGGCGCGACCTGCAGCACGAGCTCTACGAACGGCTGGCCACCCAGGCCCTGGCGGCGCTCGACCCCGCCGGTGACGCCGTGAGCAACATGCGGCGCGCCTTCGAGGTGTACCTCGACGCGCTCGGCTCGCTGGGCGAGGCGCGCTTCTTCCTGCGCGACGCGTGGACGATCCCTGCGCTCGACGCCGGCGGGCGACGCGACCACGAGGACGCCGTGGCCATGGTGCGCGGCGTGCTCAGCGCGGCCATCGAGAACGACGAGATCGTCGCCCTCGATCCCGACGCGCTGGCCCGCGTGCTCCTCGGGGCATGGGCCGAGGGGACGCTGCACGTACTGACGACGGGCGAGCGGGCACCGGTGTTCGCCGTCGTGGAGCACCTCGTGGAATCGCTGCGCAACCCGGAGACCACCCCCGCGGCCGCCTCCGCCGCCGCTTCCGCCGCCGTCGGCGCCACGGGACGCGGCGGGCGACGGGAGGGCTGACCCGTGCCGACCGAGTCCCTGAGCCAGCGCGACGAGGCGCATCTCATCCACCCCGTCACCGCGCCCCGCGAGCTGGCGGCGGCGGGTCCCCGGATCGTCGTGTCGGGCGACGGCTGGTGGATCACCGACGAGCGCGGGCGCCGGCTCATCGACGGGTTCGCCGGGCTGTGGTGCGTGGCGGTCGGCCACGGCCGTCCCGAGATCATCGAGGCCGTCCGGTCCCAGATGGAGGTGCTCGAGTACGCCACCACCTTCCACGGCCAGTCCCATCCGCGCGCCATCGAGCTCGCCGAGAAGCTGGCGTCGCTGTTCCCGCCCGCCTACGGGCTCAACCACGTGATGTTCTCCTCGGGCGGATCGGAGGCCAACGAGACGAACTTCAAGCTGGCCCGCATGTACTGGGCCCTGCGGGGCGAGGACCGCCGCAAGACGATCGTCGCCCGCAACCACGGCTACCACGGGCTCACCATCGCCACCATGACCGCCACCGGCATCATGCCGATGCACTGGAACTTCGGGCCCGAAGCGCCGGGCTTCGCCCATGTCGCCGCCCCCTACTGCTACCGCTGCGAGCTGGGCAAGACGTACCCCGAGTGCGAGATCGCCTGTGCCGACACCCTGACGGCCCTCGTCGAGGAGCAGGGGCCCGAGACGATCGCCGCCTTCATCGCCGAGCCGGTGATCGGTGCCGGCGGCATCATCCCGCCGCCGCCGGAGTACTTCCCCAAGATCCGCGAGATCTGCGACCGCTACGGCATCCTCCTCATCGTCGACGAGGTGGTGTGCGGCTTCGGGCGCACCGGCACGCTCTTCGGCGCGCAGCAGTGGGGGGTGCGCCCCGACATCGTCACGCTGGCCAAGGGGCTCACGAGCGGCTACCTCCCGCTCGGCGCGTCCATGGTCTGCGACGAGGTGTGGACCACGATCGCCGAGCGCCTCCCCGACCGGATGCCGCTCAGCCACGGGTTCACCTACTCGGGGCACCCCGCGTGCTGCGCGGCGGCGCTGGCCAACATCGAGATCATCGAGCGCGAGGGCCTCGTCGACAACGCCGAACGGGTGGGCGCGCACCTGCTCGAGCAGATGCGCGAGCTCGAGCACTTCGAGTCCGTGGGTGAGGTGCGCGGCCTCGGCCTCATGGCCGGCATCGAGTTCGTGGCCGACCGCGGGACGCGGCGCGGCTTCTCCGACCCCCACCGCGCCTGCGAGCGCGTGGAGCACGAGGCGTGGGAGCGCGGCCTGTACTGCCGGGCCATGGGCATCGAGGTCGTCGGCCTGGCCCCCCCGCTCACCATCGACACCGACACCGCCGACCGCATGGTCGAGATCCTGGCCGACTCCATCGACGCCATGGAGCGCGACGTGCTCGCCCGGGAGCGGGCCCGGCCCGCCCGGGCGCAGCTGGCGGTGCGGTCGCCGGCCGAGTTCTTCGACGACGTGGTGCCCGGGCGCGTCGACCCCGACGCCGCCGCGGTCATCGAGGTCACGGTGCAGTTCGTCCTCGACGGTCCGGATGGGGGAACCTGGCGGCTCACGGTGCACGACGGCACGGCCGCCGTCACCACCCTCGACGCCCCCGATCCTGCCGCCACCGCCACCATCCGGGCCAGCGCCGCCGACTTCGTGCGCCTCGTGAACGGCGAGCTCTCGGGCGCCGATGCCTTCGTCTCGCAGCAGCTCGTGGTCGACGGGGACCTCGGGGCCGCCGCGCAGCTCATGAGCCTGGGCCTGCTGTGACCGGTCTCAGGCGGCGCGCGCCCGCACCGTGGTGGCGTCGGCGCCGACGCCACGCGTCCTCGCCACCTTGCCGCTGCGGCGGAGGCCGGCCGGCGTGAGCGCCCGCTGGGCGGCGGCCAGCACGAGGTCGGTGGCGAGGGCGAGCACCGCCACCAGCAACCCGCCCGCGAACGTCTGCACGTGGTTCTGGGTGTTGAGCCCGGCGAAGATGATCGACCCGAGGTCGTTGAAGCTCACGTAGGCGGCCAGGGTGGAGGTCGCCACCACCTCCACCGCCGCGGTGCGCACGCCCGCCATGACGAGCGGCAGGGCCAGGGGGGCCTCCACCCGCCGCAGCACCTGCGACGCCGTCATGCCCACGGCCCGGGCCGCCGAGCGCACGTCGGCGTCGACATCGCGCACCCCGACGTAGGCGTTGGTGAGGATGGGCGGCACCGCCAGCGCGAACAGCGCCAGGAAGGACGCCAGGAAGCCGTGGCCCTTCAGGGCGATGGCGGGCTGGATGGCGAGCAGGGTCAGCAGCGCCAACGAGGGCACGGCGCGCGCCGCGTTGGCGGCGTTGACGGCCACGAAGCCACCGCGGCCGCTGTGCCCGAGGACGAGGCCCAGGCCCACCCCCACCACCACGGCGGCCACGATGACCACGGCGGACAGCTCGAGCTGGTTGACGCTGCGCACCCAGATGCCGTCGGGCCCTCCCCAGTTGGCCGACAGCCAGTGCCCCACCTGTGACAGGAAGTGCATCTCAGGTCGCCCGCCGCAACCGGGCCCAGGGCAGGGCCACGCGCTCGGTCAGCACGATGAGCCCGTCGGCCACACCGGCCAGCAGCACCGACAGGACGAGGCCCACGACGATGGGCGAGTGGAAGTTCTCGTTGAACCCCTGGATGATCAGCTGGCCCAGGCCGCCCTGGCCGATGAACGCGGTCACGTTCACCAGGCCGACGGTGGTGACCGTGGCCACGCGCAGCCCGGCGAAGATCGACGGCAGCGCCAGCGGGAGGTCGACGCGCACGAACTCTGCCACCGGCCCGTAGCCCATGCCCCGCGCCGCCTCGCGCACCTCGTCGGGCACGGCGTCGAGCCCGGCGAGGATGTTGCGCACCAGGATGAGCAGCGTGTAGCTCGTCAGGGCGATCTCGGCGGTCGTGATGGAGAAGAACCCCGTGATCGGCTGGACGAGCACGAACAGCGCCACCGACGGGATGACGTACAGCAGGCCGCTGATGGTGACGAGCGGTGGGCGCAACGCCCGGATCTTCCAGGCCGCCACCGCCAGCGGCAGGGCGATGACGAACCCGGCGGCCACGGCGATGAGCGTCAGCTCGACGTGCTGGGCGAGGGCGGACACGATCGAACCGGCGTGGCTCGACACCCAGTCCCACCGCAGGAGCGGATCGGTCGGGGCGGTCACGGCGGCCACGCCGCGACGCTACCGGGGACCTCGGCCCGCGACCCGGGTCGGTAGCGTGGGCGGGGATGCTTCGCTTCGAGCAGGTGACCAAGCGCTACGGCGACGGCGGCGTGGCCGTCGACCACCTCGACCTCGAAGTCGGAGACGGTGAGCTGTGCGTGCTGGTGGGCCCGTCGGGGTGCGGCAAGACCACCACCCTGAGGA
The window above is part of the Acidimicrobiales bacterium genome. Proteins encoded here:
- a CDS encoding SDR family oxidoreductase is translated as MGYDVAGKKVLVTGASSGIGAGLAEAFARAGATVGLCARRQDRLAQVLERCRAHSPASQMWVADLADPAAVDALAVSALDGLGRVDVLVNNAGIPKRRHVSRLDAATVDAVMRINYSSPVRLTLALLPQMLERGGGRIVNVSSVAATLSSPGEAAYSASKAALAVFSETMAVDLWETGVRSMVVYPGVVDTELFTLPDNDPFTADVEAITVDEAVAAIMAALADDALQVYVPAWFGGLTSGKAANLEGFLEGAAQYVREHRPSA
- a CDS encoding TetR/AcrR family transcriptional regulator; this encodes METRDRILAAALARFAGRGYAAVSIEDIAEAAGVTKGAVYYWFADKDDLGRDLQHELYERLATQALAALDPAGDAVSNMRRAFEVYLDALGSLGEARFFLRDAWTIPALDAGGRRDHEDAVAMVRGVLSAAIENDEIVALDPDALARVLLGAWAEGTLHVLTTGERAPVFAVVEHLVESLRNPETTPAAASAAASAAVGATGRGGRREG
- a CDS encoding aminotransferase class III-fold pyridoxal phosphate-dependent enzyme encodes the protein MPTESLSQRDEAHLIHPVTAPRELAAAGPRIVVSGDGWWITDERGRRLIDGFAGLWCVAVGHGRPEIIEAVRSQMEVLEYATTFHGQSHPRAIELAEKLASLFPPAYGLNHVMFSSGGSEANETNFKLARMYWALRGEDRRKTIVARNHGYHGLTIATMTATGIMPMHWNFGPEAPGFAHVAAPYCYRCELGKTYPECEIACADTLTALVEEQGPETIAAFIAEPVIGAGGIIPPPPEYFPKIREICDRYGILLIVDEVVCGFGRTGTLFGAQQWGVRPDIVTLAKGLTSGYLPLGASMVCDEVWTTIAERLPDRMPLSHGFTYSGHPACCAAALANIEIIEREGLVDNAERVGAHLLEQMRELEHFESVGEVRGLGLMAGIEFVADRGTRRGFSDPHRACERVEHEAWERGLYCRAMGIEVVGLAPPLTIDTDTADRMVEILADSIDAMERDVLARERARPARAQLAVRSPAEFFDDVVPGRVDPDAAAVIEVTVQFVLDGPDGGTWRLTVHDGTAAVTTLDAPDPAATATIRASAADFVRLVNGELSGADAFVSQQLVVDGDLGAAAQLMSLGLL
- a CDS encoding ABC transporter permease translates to MHFLSQVGHWLSANWGGPDGIWVRSVNQLELSAVVIVAAVVVGVGLGLVLGHSGRGGFVAVNAANAARAVPSLALLTLLAIQPAIALKGHGFLASFLALFALAVPPILTNAYVGVRDVDADVRSAARAVGMTASQVLRRVEAPLALPLVMAGVRTAAVEVVATSTLAAYVSFNDLGSIIFAGLNTQNHVQTFAGGLLVAVLALATDLVLAAAQRALTPAGLRRSGKVARTRGVGADATTVRARAA
- a CDS encoding ABC transporter permease, whose protein sequence is MAAVTAPTDPLLRWDWVSSHAGSIVSALAQHVELTLIAVAAGFVIALPLAVAAWKIRALRPPLVTISGLLYVIPSVALFVLVQPITGFFSITTAEIALTSYTLLILVRNILAGLDAVPDEVREAARGMGYGPVAEFVRVDLPLALPSIFAGLRVATVTTVGLVNVTAFIGQGGLGQLIIQGFNENFHSPIVVGLVLSVLLAGVADGLIVLTERVALPWARLRRAT